One window of the Vannielia litorea genome contains the following:
- a CDS encoding DUF1365 domain-containing protein, with amino-acid sequence MTAPEHLRGSTTHIRHGGPEHRFTYGVDYVLIDPKGEAPGPRLFSRDRFNLWSVRRADHGGGTERGRGHGPAWVRSRLAEAGAPEGLALRLLTQPRWLGYGFNPVSFWLALEGEHLRAVIAEVETPFGDRHSYLCHRPDFAPITPGDRITTPKALHVSPFQEVKGGYAFEFAFRPDRLTIRIIHTNGNRGLTATLSGPRAPLTSRAIAAATLRRPFGAARTMALIHWQALKLRLKGAPYRRRPLPPEKEITPCSS; translated from the coding sequence ATGACGGCACCCGAACACCTGCGCGGTTCCACCACGCACATCCGCCACGGCGGGCCGGAGCATCGCTTTACCTACGGCGTCGACTACGTGCTGATCGACCCCAAGGGCGAGGCGCCCGGTCCCCGGCTGTTCTCGCGCGATCGCTTCAACCTGTGGTCCGTGCGCCGGGCCGATCATGGCGGCGGCACCGAGCGGGGCAGGGGCCACGGCCCGGCATGGGTGCGCTCCCGGCTGGCCGAGGCCGGGGCACCCGAGGGCCTTGCTCTCCGCCTCCTGACCCAGCCGCGCTGGCTGGGCTATGGCTTCAACCCGGTGAGCTTCTGGCTGGCGCTGGAGGGCGAGCACCTCCGCGCCGTCATCGCCGAGGTCGAAACGCCCTTTGGCGACCGCCACAGCTACCTCTGCCACCGCCCTGACTTCGCGCCAATCACCCCCGGCGACCGGATCACCACGCCCAAGGCGCTGCACGTCTCGCCGTTCCAAGAGGTCAAAGGCGGCTACGCCTTCGAGTTTGCCTTCCGCCCCGACCGCCTCACCATTCGTATCATCCACACCAACGGCAACCGCGGCCTCACGGCCACCCTCAGCGGCCCCCGTGCCCCCTTGACCAGCCGCGCCATTGCCGCCGCCACCCTGCGCCGCCCGTTCGGCGCCGCCCGGACCATGGCGCTGATCCATTGGCAGGCCCTCAAACTCCGGCTGAAAGGCGCACCCTACCGTCGCCGCCCCTTGCCGCCCGAAAAGGAAATCACCCCATGCTCTTCCTGA
- a CDS encoding SAM-dependent methyltransferase: MLFLTNRVKREFLDTCESIARGSLTLRTPEGEVLHFGSGQPEAELHLHDWSVVTALAARGDIGFGETYVEGLWDSPDIAAFIHFACLNLTEVEAFAYPSFWATLRYRLVDTLLRANTPRQAARNIRSHYDVGNEFYQLWLDESMTYSSALYAEGETDLQRAQHRKYDRILDRLSGHGDRVLEIGCGWGGFAERAADRGHNVKGLTISPAQKGYADARLDGRAEIVLQDYRHERGTYDNIVSIEMIEAVGQRYWPQYFATLKQSLSEQGRAVIQAITVPDSYFDIYRKSSDYIRHYTFPGGMLLSPGQIAKQAQAAGLRVVESFDFGTDYARTCATWADRMQENRGKIMQLGHGERFLRTWHYYLAICAGAFTAGQTSVSQVELAHA, from the coding sequence ATGCTCTTCCTGACCAACCGCGTGAAGCGCGAATTTCTGGACACCTGCGAAAGCATCGCGCGCGGGTCGCTGACACTGCGCACGCCCGAGGGCGAAGTGCTGCACTTCGGCTCCGGCCAGCCCGAGGCCGAGCTGCACCTGCACGACTGGTCCGTGGTCACCGCGCTGGCCGCACGGGGCGATATCGGATTTGGCGAAACCTACGTCGAGGGCCTGTGGGACAGCCCCGACATCGCTGCTTTCATCCACTTCGCCTGCCTCAATCTCACCGAGGTCGAGGCCTTCGCCTACCCGTCCTTCTGGGCCACCCTGCGTTACCGCCTCGTCGACACGCTCCTGCGCGCCAACACGCCCCGGCAGGCCGCCCGCAACATCCGCTCGCACTACGACGTGGGCAACGAGTTCTACCAGCTCTGGCTGGACGAAAGCATGACCTACAGCTCCGCCCTCTACGCCGAGGGCGAAACTGACCTCCAGCGCGCCCAGCATCGCAAGTATGATCGTATTCTCGACCGTCTCTCCGGCCACGGCGACCGCGTGCTCGAGATCGGCTGCGGCTGGGGCGGCTTTGCCGAACGCGCCGCCGACCGGGGCCATAACGTGAAGGGGCTCACCATCTCGCCCGCGCAAAAAGGCTACGCCGACGCCCGGCTCGATGGCCGCGCCGAGATCGTGCTGCAAGATTACCGCCACGAGCGCGGCACCTATGACAACATCGTTTCCATCGAGATGATCGAGGCCGTGGGCCAGCGCTACTGGCCGCAGTACTTCGCCACTCTAAAGCAGAGCCTCTCCGAACAGGGCCGCGCTGTGATCCAGGCCATCACCGTGCCCGACAGCTACTTCGACATCTACCGCAAGAGCTCCGACTACATCCGCCACTACACCTTCCCCGGCGGCATGCTGCTCTCCCCCGGGCAAATCGCCAAGCAGGCGCAGGCGGCGGGGCTGCGGGTGGTCGAAAGCTTCGATTTCGGCACCGACTACGCCCGCACCTGTGCCACTTGGGCCGATCGGATGCAGGAGAACCGAGGCAAGATCATGCAGCTCGGCCACGGCGAGCGCTTCCTGCGCACGTGGCACTACTACCTCGCCATCTGCGCCGGGGCCTTCACCGCCGGGCAAACCAGCGTGTCACAGGTGGAGCTGGCCCATGCCTGA
- a CDS encoding DUF3833 domain-containing protein, whose amino-acid sequence MPDLVWGILIGLAVALLVRFVLGRLTSFRAQRVEDYAETTPAFKITRHLGGAMECEGLIHGPRGRVVSRFTARMEGSWTGRAGTLREHFTYADGSTQEREWAINMIDDERFEATADDIIGAAEGRISGGALLMRYRLRLPEDAGGHVLNVTDWLYLTPSGVILNRSEMRKFGLKVAELTATMRPARAEERAVEPRQAKAEAAA is encoded by the coding sequence ATGCCTGATCTCGTCTGGGGCATCCTCATCGGCCTCGCAGTCGCCCTCCTCGTCCGCTTCGTGCTGGGCCGCCTCACCAGCTTCCGCGCCCAGCGGGTCGAGGATTATGCCGAGACCACCCCCGCCTTCAAGATCACCCGCCACCTCGGCGGCGCGATGGAATGCGAGGGCCTCATTCACGGCCCGCGCGGCCGCGTGGTGAGCCGTTTCACCGCCCGGATGGAAGGCAGCTGGACTGGCCGCGCCGGCACCCTCCGCGAGCACTTCACCTATGCAGACGGCTCCACACAGGAGCGCGAATGGGCGATCAACATGATCGACGATGAGAGGTTCGAAGCCACCGCCGACGACATCATCGGCGCCGCCGAGGGCCGCATCTCTGGTGGCGCGCTGCTCATGCGCTACCGCCTGCGCCTGCCCGAGGATGCCGGCGGCCATGTGCTGAACGTGACCGACTGGCTCTACCTCACGCCCAGCGGCGTCATCCTCAACCGCTCCGAGATGCGCAAGTTCGGCCTCAAGGTCGCCGAGCTGACCGCCACCATGCGCCCCGCCCGCGCGGAAGAACGTGCCGTCGAGCCCAGGCAGGCCAAAGCCGAGGCCGCAGCATGA
- a CDS encoding SDR family NAD(P)-dependent oxidoreductase — MSLSGERIWIIGASSGLGAALARALSAEGASLLLSARSEEPLQELAGELGEARVIPFDVTDAAATAKAAEAAGAPDVLVYCAGFYEPVEATDWQSEAVVKMADTNFTGALRVLGAALPAMLARGSGQITLIGSLSGFRGLPGAVGYGASKAGLMHLAENLRADLKGTGLTVQRVNPGFIATRLTEKNEFDMPQIMSPEAAAERVVAAMKSGRFSTSFPAPFAWLFTAGRALPLGLWQRIFG; from the coding sequence ATGAGCCTTTCCGGCGAACGTATCTGGATCATCGGCGCCAGCTCCGGCCTAGGCGCCGCGCTGGCCCGCGCCCTCTCTGCCGAAGGCGCCAGCCTGTTGCTCTCCGCCCGCAGCGAAGAGCCACTGCAGGAGCTGGCAGGCGAGTTGGGCGAGGCGCGGGTCATCCCCTTCGACGTGACCGATGCCGCCGCAACCGCCAAGGCCGCCGAGGCAGCGGGTGCCCCCGATGTGCTGGTCTATTGCGCGGGTTTCTACGAGCCCGTCGAGGCCACCGACTGGCAAAGCGAGGCGGTGGTGAAGATGGCCGATACCAACTTCACCGGCGCGCTCCGCGTGCTGGGGGCGGCCCTGCCCGCCATGCTCGCCCGCGGCTCCGGCCAGATCACCCTCATCGGCTCCCTCTCGGGCTTTCGCGGCCTGCCCGGCGCGGTTGGCTACGGCGCCTCCAAGGCCGGGCTGATGCACCTCGCCGAGAATCTGCGCGCCGACCTCAAGGGCACCGGCCTCACCGTGCAGCGGGTAAACCCCGGCTTCATCGCCACCCGGCTCACGGAGAAGAACGAGTTCGACATGCCGCAGATCATGTCGCCCGAGGCCGCCGCCGAGCGGGTCGTCGCCGCAATGAAATCCGGCCGCTTCTCCACCAGCTTCCCCGCGCCCTTCGCATGGCTCTTCACCGCAGGGCGCGCTCTGCCGCTCGGCCTCTGGCAGAGGATCTTCGGCTGA
- a CDS encoding SixA phosphatase family protein, which yields MLLRHAKSSWDDPLADDFDRALNDRGRRGAQAMGDWIRAKDLAPDVVLCSAAARTVETWERMMLEADVKYSPGLYHAGPDRMLTALQGAKGKRLMMVGHNPGMGALAAMMVRNAPVHSRFGDYPTCALTVAEFDIDDWADLAPRQGRVLHFLTPHDIENSSPHA from the coding sequence ATGCTTCTCCGCCACGCAAAATCTAGCTGGGATGACCCGCTTGCCGATGACTTCGACCGCGCGTTGAACGACCGCGGGCGGCGCGGGGCGCAGGCGATGGGCGACTGGATTCGCGCCAAGGATCTTGCCCCTGATGTGGTGCTCTGTTCCGCCGCCGCACGGACGGTAGAAACATGGGAGCGGATGATGCTGGAGGCGGATGTGAAGTATTCGCCCGGGCTCTACCACGCCGGGCCGGACAGGATGCTGACTGCGCTGCAGGGGGCCAAGGGCAAGCGGCTGATGATGGTGGGCCACAACCCCGGCATGGGCGCGCTGGCGGCGATGATGGTGCGCAATGCGCCGGTTCACAGCCGGTTTGGCGATTATCCGACCTGCGCGCTCACCGTAGCGGAGTTCGACATCGACGACTGGGCCGATCTGGCGCCGCGGCAGGGCCGGGTGCTGCACTTTCTGACCCCGCACGACATCGAGAACTCCAGCCCCCACGCCTGA
- a CDS encoding ferredoxin, protein MTYKAAARLAAQHHLEIYGGFHPEGGGTLLLLGPGAGVWEHVTAAPEFAHGDDPMDRWSRRVIGSMAEALGAEPLFPFDGPPWHPFQSWAQATGRCWESPVRLLVHDRAGLWASFRGALRFAETLALPEADAPRPCEACAAPCLSACPVGALSPEGYDTAACHAYLDTAEGADCLGRGCKVRRACPVSATFPRVEAQSAFHMAHFHRPGTN, encoded by the coding sequence GTGACCTACAAGGCAGCGGCCCGTCTGGCGGCGCAGCATCACCTTGAAATCTATGGCGGGTTCCACCCCGAAGGCGGCGGCACGCTGCTGCTGCTCGGCCCTGGTGCGGGCGTTTGGGAGCATGTCACCGCCGCGCCCGAGTTCGCCCATGGCGATGACCCGATGGACCGTTGGTCGCGCCGGGTGATCGGCAGCATGGCCGAGGCGCTTGGCGCGGAGCCGCTCTTTCCCTTCGACGGGCCGCCTTGGCACCCGTTTCAGAGCTGGGCGCAGGCCACGGGCCGCTGCTGGGAGAGCCCGGTGCGGCTGCTGGTGCATGACCGGGCAGGGCTTTGGGCGAGCTTTCGGGGCGCGCTGCGCTTTGCCGAGACGCTGGCCTTGCCGGAGGCAGACGCCCCCCGCCCCTGCGAGGCCTGCGCCGCGCCCTGTCTGAGTGCCTGCCCGGTTGGCGCGCTCTCACCCGAGGGCTACGACACCGCCGCCTGCCACGCCTATCTCGACACCGCTGAAGGGGCCGATTGCCTTGGCCGGGGCTGCAAGGTCAGAAGGGCTTGCCCTGTCTCCGCGACCTTCCCTAGGGTGGAGGCGCAATCGGCATTTCACATGGCTCATTTTCACAGACCCGGGACGAATTGA